GGGGAGAATTATTGGGTTTTTTGGGCTTTTTCTCTTCCTATGTGTATAAATAAAATACCTTTTGGACCTAGCCCACTTTGACCTATAGCCCACAAATATCAAGACATATAAATATGATCTATTTTAggttagaaatataacaagagaGAAAACATAAGGGGGCAACTATTTTTAAAGCCTTATGAGAGAGAAAAGTGTGTTCTTTTGCTCCAGAACATATTTGCTCAGGCAATCCGATTCAATTAGTATTTTCCAACTTGTTAACCGTTGGATCGTGCTCAAATATGAACTGAAAGTGCTAAACATATGGTTCTTGGAGTTCAACGGTGAAGATTGGATTTGGAGACATGAACAATAGCTCATTTTGAGGTGATTTCTCTCATTTCTTCAATTGTTTTGGTGCTATCATTTTTGTATTGTTGCACTTGGTTTGGCATTTGATTTGTTACCAATTTAGAGAACTTTTGTAACTCTTGTTGGTTGATTTAGTGGAGCTTTGAAGGCATTTGGTCCcgtgatttttttaccttttcacGTGAAGAGGTTTTCCACGTAAATTTGGTGTCTCATATCTTGATTACTTTTGCCTTGTTAATTTTCGTTTGCTTGTGGTATAGTTGCTACCCGTATTATTATTTCTGCCAATTTAGTGTCTTCTCTTGTTTCAAGTAGATTGGAAAAATTTAGATTTAGGTTGTTTCTGCTATTTGCCTAGTCGTGCAATTTGATATTGCTTGTTTCTTTCCAacaaagtggtattagagctTGTGGTTATATTTGATTGTGTTGATGGAGGCAAATATGAGCAAAATAGTTTGTTTGAATGACAGTAGTTATCCCTTTTTGTCAACAGTGCGTTGAATGAAGTAAGATGGAGGGCGTGATGCCTCTTCATCGTTGTATCAAGCGTCAGAAAGTAAGATGCCATTAAAGCCCCCAGTTCTTTTTCTAATTAATTTTAAGCAAAACAACTCAAAGGGGTTTCTTTTTTTGGTGCCACAGAATCGTTTTAAGTGCAAGATTGACAAGTTTCCCGATGAGTTGCTTATAGCTATCCTTTCCCGTTTGAACTTCCATGAGGCAGCAAGGACATCTCTTCTCTCACGGCCATGGAGATATTTATGGAAGCATACAGCTTGCAGTCTTGAATTCTATAGTGAGAATACATATGAGATGCCACTAATGGAGAGGTTTATAACTTCAATCCATCAAGTCTTGAAATTGCATCAGGCTGCATCTATAGAGCAGTTCAAAGTTTGTTTTGTCTACCTTGTTTCTCATGCAGAAGAACAGAAATACAAAATTCACTTTACTATTGATGCCTGGATTGATTTTGCAATAGGAAAACAAGTCAAAACGTTTGAATTGGAACTGACAACAGAGTTTTTAAGAAATATAGGTATTGATTATATGGCTAGTGATTATATAGCTAGTGATTATAGCATTCCTGATGTGCAAAGCGCGCGCTGCTGATTGTATAGCacaagaagcgatgacattttgtCATAAACGTCTGAAGGTGGTGAAGATTGTTGGTTTTATTGGGACTACAAGTgattatgaacttgctttgccgtTACTGCGAATTGCTGGATCTCTTAAGAAGATGATTCTTGATTCTAATAATACCCATTTTGATGAACTAAATGCGTTTTGGCCATCCTCCGTGAGGAAGAAGGCAATCCGAGAGTGTGCTGATCCGCTTAAAGCAAATTTACCTCCCACTGGGATGGGAAAATAGAACTCGTTAATGATTCATGGATCACAAAATACAGGTTCATAAGAATAGTTACGAAAATTTAGAGAAGGAAGTTATTCTTAAAAAAAGAGAATTTacaaagcaaaagaaaaattTTAATGCACAAAGAATGGAAGGGTGGAATTAGTAGACTTATATTCCTTCAAATGTAGCAACAACCGCATAAACCCGCAGCAGTATCATCCCAAAAACGTAACCGCCCCGCCCCGCATTATATCTTCAAAAACTTATTTCAACCCGCATCGCACCCGCATAAGGTTAAACCCGTCCCGCGCCGCCCGCCCCATTGCTATCCCTACCTCCCGAGTTAAATTGTCGACATATGGCCCTAGTTTTTTGAAGAAGAGATAGCAGTATAGCACTGGAGGtcattaaatttatttattttaatttaaggTAATATTTGCTGGATAGCTTATATACTTCGATGAATTTTTACCTCTTTTAACTACTGAGATTATATTCAAGTGCCTGAGTTTCCAAGTCCCAAAAGTTATGTTATTTTTAATATCTTACTCGGCAGCATTTTATTGTGATAGTAGGACTCTAACTAGTAAGAATTTTATgggcttcctatttggttgtccCTATTTGATATGTATTtactttttcttaatttttttaacTAATACCCAAAGTATAGATGACTTCAGGCCTTTTTCTTCTAAAGGTGACAATGAATTTATATGATATTTGTGAACATGTTTTATGGTGGTTTATGGAGTTTTATATTAGTGGgtgctttattttttactattgcttagggtttgttgttgttgttcttcttcttaGTTGCAAAATAGGTTTGTTAGATTTATTTgctgttttgacaaattgattaTTAAAGTTCGTTTTTGATGATATTTGGATGTTATGTTTTAAATTTAAGCTCATATGGAGTAGATTTAGGTGTTAATAAATCGGGTATTGGATTGTTGAAATTCGAAAaacaaatttatatttttgagcaatttgcacttcaaacttatttggccttaagtgcataaaatattggttgcacttcaaacctatttggccttatgtctgaagtgcaattttttcacttcagacctaTTAGGCCTTAAGTGTATGAAAATATTGGTTGTACTTCAAACCTATTTGGGTGCATCTTAAGTGCAATTTTTGTACTTTAAACTTAATTTGTTTGAAGTGCAATGCACTTCAGACTAATTCTTTTTTCAACTTTAGAATAAGTCAAGTTGATTTAAAGTGGGTAGACTTGcaaagttttgtacaaaatgagTATAATttcaattgtgaccccaaaaTTGGGTAAAGATGCAAATGCCCCTCTAACTGAGAGCGGCCAATTTACGCAATCCTCTCTTCTAAAATTACTAAGTTAACAATCCCTGCTTTATTTAcatttttggcatatttttgtTACTTCAACAACTTACAATTTCTTTTCGCTCAATTTTTTTCAGCTTATTGGGAAAACGAATTGAATATGTGGGTTTTGTTTCTCTGcctcttttattttaatttttcattggGTTGGCTACTTATAATTTTATGGCTAAGTGCTCCTCTTTTCAAGAGAAAAAAACAAAGGATGTGGTGAGTTAATCTTCAAATCATGTAATTTGATAGACTTTCTTCTGAGCATACACGATATTTCGTTTGTATCACACCTTGATTTGGATTTTTAAGAGGAACAAAAGTCAGAACCTTTAATTTTTGCTACTAACTGTCATTTTTAAGCTTTTGATACAAATTTTTAGCGAAGGACATCTTATAATTTGTTGGTAAAACTGTATTCAAAACCAAAAAATTAGAGAAGCAAAGAAACATTTTAGTTCAATGAACAAAGCATAAAATAATTTTCGAGCCCACAAGTTGcttgtgtgtccttaagaaatttaatctcCTCACTGTTGTCCAAGGTTATGAATTAATTTCTCCCACGATAGAACGAAAAAACTATACTATAATACTGACAATTGAAATTACAGAACTTCAGCGAACTCAAAAGAtggagcaaatcacacttgacacttatGTTTATTTGGGAAAATAATGCAGaaaagggggggggggtggggggaggggaatttcagaattttttggTGTATAAAAAATTAGGCCAAGCCTCtaaaattataattgaattaaaggatgagatgaagaggtgcaatccaaaacgtgtttcttccatttttcattcacacactgtttaaccaaaaaatagatTTCTTAGTCAAAGTTTATGTTTAGAAGAAAATGGATTATTGATAACCAAATTTTACTTCACTTTTACAAtaatatttaggaaaataataaaaACGGTAGAGAAAATTGACAAAGAGAAATAAAGAATGAGACGATAGTCAATTCCTAAAATCCAGGCtgaaaaaatcgataaagcagAGAAGTATAGAATGTATTTCAATAGTACTTGGAATCTCCCCTTACAAATAAAATTCTGTAGCCTTATATATAGGAGTGTACAATCATAACGGTTTTCTCTCATAATTTGGATTATTTATGGGCATTACTTGTATTGATTGTCCATTTCCACAGATAGCCGTAACTAGCATATTTATCGCTATAAATGCCTTATAACTATTCTGATTCTCCTTCCTTATTCACTTATGGTTCATGTATCTTCCCTTCTTTTTGATCCTTATTCATTCCGTCTTCGCCTCTTCTTTGACAACTGTTAGGCCCGGTTCTCTTCTCTGAACTGTCTCGTGGGTGTTTCTTCCGTGCCTTCCTCGCTCAATTAATTCTATTAATTGAGAATACCACTTGTCGCTATATCACTGCTCCACTCGTCATGCTTCATTAGCATACTAACATTCCACATATAATACCTTTTCTTTCCACCAATACACACCCTTTAAGAAAAAATCCAACTGAAACTATGTGCAATCTTAAATAGGGTTCTGGCTTCCAAGTTAGAGACCACAGTTGGGAAAAAGAGAGCGACATCCTCTGAAATTCATATGTCTTGGTTTGGAAAATTAATAACCACAAGATTAAAAAGGAATTCATATGTTCTCATGGACTCAAATATATTTTCACGTATAATTTATTTCTTAATAATTTGACATGATAAATCTTGACAGACAGTGAATTTCATCTTAAAGTTTTATTTTGACGTAATAGATTAATATAATGTGCATTGAAGTTTTAGGATACAATTGATCGTAATGCATGTCTCTCTTTATTAAGTTACGTGCCTTTGTATATTTTGATAATCTAACAAACTTCTTAATAAGAAACAGATTaggaacctgttacacattcTCAAAATGCTGaagaacaacaagtctcaagtctggCACAAGTCCCAATAACTTGAGTCAAAGAAACGGGAAAGGGAACAAATGTCCATCAGTTCCTCTCATAATAGTACAAGTCAACTCTCTACAGCTATAAAGTCGCTGTACTATTTTCTACACACGCAACAGTGTAGCAGTCACTTTATGGAGCATGCCTTGTACCGGATAATTGCATACATCATCCCAATGACCTCACTTGTATATTACCAACATGAGTCAAGGGAAATGGAGACACTTGCAAAACCCTAAACCATCAATTCTCTCTCAAGTGTGCACTTTCAAGTCATTGAAGAACAAAGCAACAACATAATCAAGGACTAGATCCCAGCACTAAGTCTATCATATATCCTTAGTATTGTTGTAACTTTGTTAGTGTTATCTATTTATAACTCCTACCCAACTTACTTAAAAGTATTTCTGTAGGAGATCTTTTGTATAACCATAAACCTTGTATTTGTgttttggctagagttagtcaaagtgtgtgctttgtaatagagttattacaaaaaaacttgtaatagagttattacaagtaggtgagggattaagaggtttttaatcccgtgagctgagagttttccacgtaaatttTTTTTGTGTCTTTTACTTACCGATGTGTATGTGTATTCTGTGGAAACTAATAGGGAATCAAGTTCTGTATACAATTTGGTGTACCCTTAGTTTACATCATTCATATTCCTTTTCGAAATCCAATCGACACTGTAAATCAATCAAGACAGATCGGTCATTTTGTATTCATGCACCTTACGTTCACGCGGGGCCTAGGTATGTTAGCCTTATTTATTTAGTTTAAATTTGCAACACCTCCACATGTGCACTATTTTCTCTCCCCATAttaaagaaaaaaagattttACGACTGACTCAGAAAGAAAATAGTAAAGCACAAAGGCCGGGTAAGAACTTTCAATCCCAATAGTATTCACTGACCAAAACGAGAGAAGAAAAAGCTAACAAAAAATTCTGTGACTAATTTTAGCTATAGATATCAAAAGTCTATATTCATATTTTAAGACCAAAAATTAATCGAAAACTCAAGTATGTCAGAACTAAtgaaaaatatttaaagaaaaaagAACTAAGGAAGAAACACAACTTATGTTTTCATATTGCCCAGCaacgaaaagaagaaaaaaaaaagaatcatcTAAAGAGCCAATAGAAAAATGTTTGTTTAGCCGTCCAAATGACAAATCAGCTCAACATATATATTAGAAACTGTTTACTATCAATTTCCAGATAAACTCTTCATATTCTAGCCGTAATATATGGGTCAAAAATGATTTAGTATATGAACAGGCTATATGATGTATACCTGGAAAAGGAATTCTAGTATACAACTCATATCATTGCTGGAATTTCCTGGAATTGGAAATGAACAAAAACAAAATGGTTTATGATGTCTCGATCATGTATGTCAACAACGTTGTAGATTGAAATAAAGTTATTTTATTCATTGGTCAAGAAAAACAATTATATTGAAATAAAATTTTTCAAAGAAGTTACATTTGGTTCAAGTACTTGTTGTCTTGAAGGTGTTATCTTATATACATAAGACTTTTGCAGGTCGAACACAGGATTTTTTAAGAATATACAGATAGTTGAAAATATATGGATAGATATGTGTGTATGTGTGGGAATGATATTTTTGGAGAAACTATAACTGAATGAGACATAAATTAAACGAAAGAAATAGAGAGCTTCCATTCTAGAGAAGATCGAAGGCATTATTTGCCCCCACTTACTAAGAGCTTGCCAAAGGATTAATAAACAAATTGCCCCAAAACAAAACCTTTCTTTTGAAATATGCAATAGCGTTGTATGAGATAGTCTTCTATCTATATGAAATCTAAACTTTGACACCTGAGATTCCGTAACTGAGTAAACACTTTCGTAGAAacataacttttttttttttggttaaataCACATTACaagatatttttttattattttcgcATTCAGTTTTAATTATTTCTGCACCTTCTAATCGGCCTGATCAACAACATATACAGATCCTTGCCACCCTTTTTTTTCATCACTAATGGGATTTTGGACGAGCAACCGTTACCTTAGCTTTTCTTGAACGGCCACAGAAGTGCTTCACTATAGATAAAACGAGCTTTGAAACGActtttgagtacaacattttaagCTAATAATTGTTATCCTGTATCTATCGATTGATGCATTTTTTTTCTTAAGAAGATTGTACGTTTTTCTAAAGCAACTCGAAAGAGGCTTGACTTCGAAGTTATTTGGCCACTCATCATAATTAAATACACACTTTAAATAAGTCTTGATTCACCACCaattaccatatatatatatatatatatatatatatatatatatatatatatatatatatatatatatatatatatgccaaaAAAACACAGATAATTCAggaaaaaaaaacatatttttcaaTAGTCATCGTTTACATCTTGTTAAGAACTTTTTTAGCAAGTCCATCCGACATTACAATTTTTACTAGCATAATTGTTGTCAAGCGCTAATTAAACCGTATGACTTATGAGTTATGACCTAGCGCTATACCTAGAAACGATAAAATATGCGTTAGTgtaaaattttaaaatctaataccAACCTTTgttttcattttaaaaaaaatttggaaTCACTGAACGTGCTGCGTAATAGGATATAGTAATTGCTCTCAACGCTCAAGTCAAGGAGTTGACAAATTTGATGTGcctaaaattatataaataaagAGGGACAAGGAAGAATACTTGCGAATAATCAGGAGGGAATTAGAGAAGATGGGTAAATCAGTAATACTGGTAGCGAGACTTGTTGCCTTTGTATGCCTTGTGGGAGCACTCATCATTCTTCTTATGAGCTCCCAGTACTCCGACAATGAAAGCCTTTTCTACACTGAAGTTCAACTTGAAACAAAGTTTACTGATTTTCGTGTTTATATGTaagtttttttattttctcttaCACCCCTTGGTAATTCTTGTTGTTCTGCTTATATAAAGGAATTAGAATTTTAATTTGTAGAAGCAATCTAATACTGACCGTTTTGATCCTAATTTGGACAAGTTTAGGATCGTTTGGTTAACTGGTTTAGAGACAAGTTAGTTAGTGATTAGCAATATATATAGCTAGGGATCGCAATGCAGAGATAAGGTGATTGTAATTAGTTGAAAATATAGTCTATTCTTTTCTACCTTACTTTTTCTGTTGTAAttgcattattttttcttaatatGTTGGATATGGTAACTAATTGCAGTTACATGCTCGGTTGCATTGGTGTGGGAATTGCGTATAATCTATTTCAAACAGTACTGCCGCTAAGCATTGGAGTCAGTTTGTTAGATCTATTTGGTGACATGGTATGAACCTCTGCCTTTTGCCTTCTTCTCGCCCATAATTGTATATTTTGTTAAATTGTAGAATGTAAATGTAGTGTGAATTGTAATGTATTTTGTTAATTTAATATTGATGAGTCAATGCTCTCTAAGGAGTCACATGCTAGATTATACTGATAGTACACTATCATcaatgtatataagttaaatccctCGCGAATTGATATGGTTCTAcctctctttttctctttttcttttttcttttttcttttttcgggACCTTATTTATTCCTGTCTATGTCTTGTTAATTTGAAGCAGATCATAGCAAATATACTAGTTTCAGGCGCTGCTGCAACTTTTGGTTTTACCTTGGAATTGAGCCGAGTTGCCGACTTAGAGCCCACAAGTTTCTTCAACAAGATTTTTATATCTGCGGGCCTTTCTCTATTAGCTACTCTCTTCACACTAATCTCTCTCATTTCCTCTCATGTTGCTCTAAAGGCTCCTGCCAATTGATAAACATtccatttatttttctttcatcTTAAATGTTCACATATATCTGCAATATAGTGTTGATTTGAAGATAATGCATACCTTGGATTAATGATGAATTAGTTGTTGAATATACTTCTTGTTTTCCCTGAATATTACTCTTTTAATTTgtctcaaaattttaatagaaaCTCGTGATACATTTAATTGACTTTGTTACTAGTTGACAcaaactaagggtccaccaaactgtacagagaacctggttctctatcaaTTCTCGCAGAACACACAGACACAGCAGTAAGTAAAAGACACATCAGAGTTTTACGTGAAAAAATCccaactcacgggattaaaaatcacgacctacattcgtgggatttcaacttcactaattgagcaaactttagattacaacctattgtaatctaggaattaacctcttaatcctttacttacttgtaataactctattacaagcctctttgtaataactctattacaaaacacacactttgactaactctagccaaaatacaaacacaaggtttatggtttTACAAATGATCTCCTATAGAATACTTCTAAGTAAGCTGAGTAAGAGTTACAAATAGATAACACTAACAAAGATACAACAATACTAATGACATATGATAAACTTGATGCTGGGATTTGGTCCTTAGTTCTGTTGTTACTTTATTCTTCAAGCTTTGGAATCACTTGAAAGTCGATAGCACACTTGAGAGAGAGACTTGATGATTTAGGGTTTGCAAGTATGTGTTTTTCTGCCTCATGTTGGTAATATATAAGTTAGGTCATTGGGATGATGTATGCAATTATCCGGTACAAGGCATGCTCTGTAAAGTGACTGctgcactgttgcgtgtgcagaGAAATAGTGCAGCAACTTTAACAACTGTAGAGAGTTGACTTGTACTATCAGTGTAGGAGCTGATAGCCATTTGTTCCCTCTACCGTTTCTTTGACGCAAGTTGTTGAAACTTATGCCAGACATGGGACTTGGTGTTCTTGAGCACTTTGAGGATGTATAACAGGTTCTCAATCTGGTTCTCATGtgaagtttgttagatcatcaaaatacaaAACGACACATAACTTAACagtttttccctttttgatgatgacaaacttataattgaagtcCCCCCTGAGAACTAGGTATTTTCAACATTTTCCCTGCAAAATGATTTGATTCCCCCTGAGAACCTGTTCCCCTTCTCAATTCAAttttcttcccccttttggcatcataaaaagagtATACAAAAGTAAGTGCAAAAAGAAGTCTAGCAaggttaactcatgccacatgtaTGCACACAACATGGCTAAAAACATAACGCAAGAGTATAACAAATAGAAAAAGATAAGATGCTCATTAATTTATAAGAGAAGAAAACAGAGATAGTAGCACCATTGTTACAAAAATAtccacataaaaataatttaaagtacCAGTCATAACAACAACAGGCCAAAACAAAAATACACTGGGGTAAGACACAAGCATTCAAACTAAACACTGGGAAGGGAACTATTTAAGGGGCACTGGAAGAGGGAGGAAGGGATGAGGAGGTCGGGGTATTGAGAAGAATGTCCATTCTAGCATTTGCAGACCGCTTCCCTTGTATGAACTGTTCTTTCAGCTCCTCGACCTATTTCCTCAAGTTGCATTTTCAGTGGTCAAGCGGGCAACCTTAGCGCCTTGGGCACTGCTGGAACCAGGTTCCTCCTTGGCTTGACTAAGCTGCCCCTCAAGAATGGCATTACTGGCCTTCTGCCTCCTTACATCCTCGTTAGCAGCATTCCGAGCATCATTCAATTGCGAAATAGTGGAATTGCTACCAACACCCCCTTCTTATCAATACGGTCACATTTCTCCAAGGTGTTTTTTGAGAAGGTTTGCTTACGAGTTCCCACTGATGCTCTTCCCAAGGGGACTTTGAAGAATTCAAACACTTGAGTAAGTAAGAACCCATAAGGCAAACCATGGTTCCCGTCCTTGAAGTCTGCCACTTTCTTCATATGCTCAATCATGATACCAAGCAGATTGATGGTGGTGTATACATCCAGAGCTTCCATGAGGAATAGGTCTGCTTTTGAAGTAATTGAGCACCTTTTTTCCTGTGGAAGCAGAACCTTGTTCATCATTCAAACATAAGTTAATACTCTGGAAGAAGGGCCTTCTTGTGCACCCGTTCCCCTTGCTCCACAACCTGATCTTTTAGAATGACCTTTCTAAAGTCAGGGGAACAGGTCCCTTCAACAGATGAGAGCCCTTCAATAGGCACACCCAAAATACTTCCTAGAACAGCCTCGTTCATCACAAAATCTACTCCATTGACCTTCAAGCAAATGTTGTCGTCTTCCACTGTAAACATATCTGCGTAGAAGCTACGAACCTCATCTTCATAAACCTTGGTAATCTGATTGGTAAACAAGTGAGTGCACTTCTGGAATTCGCAGATGGCAAACAACTG
This sequence is a window from Nicotiana tomentosiformis chromosome 5, ASM39032v3, whole genome shotgun sequence. Protein-coding genes within it:
- the LOC104106546 gene encoding CASP-like protein 4D1 encodes the protein MGKSVILVARLVAFVCLVGALIILLMSSQYSDNESLFYTEVQLETKFTDFRVYIYMLGCIGVGIAYNLFQTVLPLSIGVSLLDLFGDMIIANILVSGAAATFGFTLELSRVADLEPTSFFNKIFISAGLSLLATLFTLISLISSHVALKAPAN